In one Flammeovirga yaeyamensis genomic region, the following are encoded:
- a CDS encoding baseplate J/gp47 family protein, with product MIYNGTSQDSRELSQLLDKGFLLNDIDLRDILTNTFQYLETLEKKDRDFWYTILFSDFSVLSELKELDISIFQKKNNIIFQKVNQFNRPQKKMKFLIEGIKLVHQLLNFYHKWLKNYHKKQLFDSEIYLNITTTLNSISTQLDLEFLYLFDDEVLNNELAETKLLIKEIFQFIDYSFDEEHISENRDHTVVAKICQRLNIQLIDNLFLMSGKSDKYFKELIGQTTSQPQIDLIMAYQHIYKYPQKMLNSFPQRYLNLYFNTLLDEKRKEEKVDYTYLHFKLNDGVRYARIPNKTKFIAGSDALRKNILYELDYPMVLNTSEITHLDLSNVSYKKIGKKLPLKVLTSIKQSESEIKEGDVLEKNLWDNQATDTLPISFCICDQILQLENGDREIIFNFQFTQVSMDKLTQLISNVKEITGWSGHQLFNNIFSDIFNVHYSSIDGWVKAQKVIFLTSKYSPNSLSFKVVIKANEPAVCKPGPEIQYHELFDQAVFKFTLNTETYLYGYSFLSDLVVDRVVIQTYVKGYTGFNAYNQQGQLGTDIPYQGWGNQPKQGDYLVLGSNEVFFKPIEHFDLKIKWFNEPAHPNGLTGYYENYDTEELKNSNFKLNIDQLKQGKWDHLDERHMFSNVRSNIEGEVEDIGAISKETDLLNIKYQQPVTIDEAQKEDLEGFSNYVKNGYLKLTISSPEIGFGHLMYPQLVTAQVRSRISLNPFKKKKEVEIPLAYVPVIEKIEADYIAKTSIIFENKMMKEDAATKLFYGVGEKIISTKSDSPKLLPEINAGIVLDLGIDNSVEGDIVSLLFQIKSTTDQDIQSDQHQIIWEVLNNNRWEAIPGANILNDETECLSKTGMISLKVPEHSKENQLKPSGKLWLRMYIPDVMDNYGVIERVYSKVVKVGLILPEERNYYDFGKELEAQSIFRSNTKLPGIRSIEQPLTSFGGKRAEESGAFINRVSETIKHRNRPVSNWDYERIILTEFHEINQVICIPVSEENRSLLIVIIPKSEKKFPIASNSLLQRVERFLKQIISPHVKFSICSPIYETVKINVAISLKEGYTQGFYLDEINQKLTQFIDTISLSNANRLVLGGKLHLSDILSYLKTIAYVDGIKHLSMVHLIKNERKFKLVDTAQEDYTHSFIEASKPWSVLTSAANHEVYINNKNNDKAGINNLELGIDLIVNSYS from the coding sequence ATGATTTACAACGGTACAAGTCAGGATAGTCGAGAGTTATCGCAGTTGTTAGACAAAGGCTTTCTTCTAAATGACATTGATTTACGAGATATACTAACAAATACCTTTCAGTATCTAGAAACGCTAGAGAAGAAAGATAGGGATTTTTGGTACACCATACTTTTTTCCGATTTCTCAGTACTGTCTGAACTGAAGGAATTGGATATTTCTATTTTTCAGAAAAAGAACAATATTATCTTTCAAAAGGTGAATCAGTTTAACCGACCTCAAAAGAAAATGAAATTTCTAATAGAGGGAATTAAACTCGTTCATCAGTTATTGAATTTTTACCATAAGTGGTTAAAAAATTATCATAAGAAGCAGCTTTTTGATTCGGAGATCTATTTAAACATAACTACTACATTAAATAGTATTTCTACTCAATTGGATTTAGAATTCTTGTATCTTTTTGATGATGAAGTCTTAAATAATGAATTAGCTGAAACGAAACTACTGATCAAAGAAATTTTTCAGTTTATCGATTATTCTTTTGATGAGGAACATATCTCTGAAAATAGGGATCATACTGTGGTCGCTAAAATTTGTCAGCGTTTGAATATTCAATTGATTGACAATTTATTTTTAATGAGTGGTAAGTCAGATAAGTATTTTAAAGAACTGATAGGTCAAACAACAAGTCAGCCACAGATTGATTTAATAATGGCTTATCAACACATCTATAAATACCCTCAAAAGATGTTGAATAGCTTCCCTCAAAGGTATTTGAATTTATATTTCAATACTTTGTTGGACGAAAAGAGAAAAGAAGAAAAAGTAGATTATACCTATTTACATTTTAAACTTAATGATGGTGTTCGTTATGCTAGAATACCGAATAAAACCAAGTTTATTGCTGGAAGTGACGCGTTACGAAAAAATATTCTTTATGAGTTAGATTATCCCATGGTGTTAAATACTTCTGAGATTACTCATTTGGATTTAAGTAATGTATCGTATAAAAAGATTGGTAAAAAGTTACCGTTAAAAGTTCTTACATCGATTAAACAATCAGAATCTGAAATTAAAGAAGGGGATGTTTTAGAAAAAAATCTATGGGATAATCAGGCTACAGACACCTTACCTATCAGCTTCTGTATTTGTGATCAAATTCTACAATTGGAGAATGGAGATAGAGAGATTATTTTCAATTTTCAGTTTACTCAGGTGTCAATGGACAAACTGACTCAGTTAATTTCTAATGTAAAAGAAATTACAGGATGGAGTGGTCATCAATTATTCAATAATATATTTAGCGATATCTTTAATGTGCATTATTCATCGATAGATGGTTGGGTAAAAGCACAGAAAGTGATATTTTTAACTTCTAAATATTCGCCTAATTCTTTATCCTTTAAGGTAGTCATTAAAGCGAATGAACCTGCTGTTTGTAAGCCAGGACCTGAGATACAATATCATGAGTTGTTCGATCAAGCAGTATTTAAATTTACATTAAATACAGAAACGTATTTATATGGCTATTCCTTTTTATCTGACTTAGTGGTAGATAGAGTAGTAATACAGACCTATGTGAAAGGTTACACAGGTTTTAACGCTTACAATCAACAAGGTCAGTTAGGTACGGATATTCCTTATCAAGGATGGGGAAATCAACCCAAACAAGGTGATTATTTAGTATTAGGTAGTAACGAGGTTTTCTTTAAACCCATCGAACATTTTGATTTGAAAATCAAATGGTTTAACGAACCTGCACACCCGAATGGTCTAACGGGGTATTACGAAAATTACGATACAGAAGAACTAAAGAATTCAAATTTCAAACTCAATATTGATCAATTAAAACAAGGGAAATGGGACCATCTAGACGAGAGGCATATGTTTTCCAATGTACGTTCAAATATTGAGGGTGAAGTAGAAGACATTGGTGCTATTTCAAAAGAAACGGATCTTTTAAATATCAAATACCAACAGCCTGTAACGATAGATGAAGCCCAAAAAGAAGATTTAGAAGGATTTTCGAATTATGTGAAGAATGGGTATTTAAAGCTAACGATTTCTAGTCCTGAGATTGGTTTTGGTCATTTAATGTACCCTCAGTTAGTGACAGCACAAGTTAGAAGCAGAATAAGTTTGAATCCTTTCAAAAAGAAGAAAGAGGTAGAGATTCCATTAGCTTATGTTCCTGTGATCGAAAAAATTGAAGCCGATTATATCGCTAAGACCTCTATCATTTTTGAAAATAAGATGATGAAGGAGGATGCTGCTACAAAATTATTTTATGGAGTTGGTGAGAAAATAATCTCTACTAAATCAGATAGTCCGAAGTTACTTCCAGAAATAAATGCAGGTATCGTTTTGGATTTAGGAATTGATAATTCTGTCGAAGGAGATATTGTTTCTCTATTGTTTCAGATAAAGTCGACCACAGACCAAGATATTCAAAGCGATCAACATCAAATTATATGGGAGGTTTTAAATAACAATAGATGGGAAGCAATTCCAGGAGCGAATATATTAAATGATGAAACAGAATGTCTTTCAAAGACAGGAATGATTTCATTAAAAGTACCTGAACATTCGAAAGAAAATCAATTAAAACCATCTGGAAAACTTTGGTTAAGAATGTACATTCCTGATGTGATGGATAATTACGGAGTGATCGAGAGGGTGTATTCAAAAGTGGTGAAAGTAGGTTTAATTCTTCCAGAAGAAAGAAATTATTACGATTTCGGTAAAGAATTAGAAGCACAATCCATTTTTAGATCCAATACAAAACTGCCGGGTATTAGAAGTATTGAGCAACCTCTTACTTCTTTTGGCGGTAAAAGAGCGGAAGAAAGTGGGGCATTTATTAATCGTGTATCGGAGACTATCAAGCATAGAAACAGACCGGTGAGCAATTGGGATTATGAGAGAATTATTCTTACAGAATTCCATGAGATCAATCAGGTAATTTGTATTCCGGTTTCTGAGGAAAATCGTTCTTTATTGATTGTCATTATTCCTAAATCAGAGAAAAAATTCCCAATTGCATCAAATAGTTTGTTACAGAGAGTGGAACGCTTCTTAAAGCAAATTATATCTCCTCATGTGAAATTTAGTATCTGTTCGCCAATTTATGAAACTGTAAAAATCAATGTGGCCATTTCATTAAAAGAAGGGTATACTCAGGGTTTCTATTTGGATGAAATCAATCAGAAGTTAACACAGTTTATCGATACTATTTCTTTGTCTAATGCGAATAGATTGGTACTCGGTGGTAAGCTTCATTTATCAGATATTCTAAGCTATTTAAAAACGATAGCTTATGTCGATGGAATTAAGCATTTATCTATGGTGCATCTGATTAAAAATGAAAGGAAATTCAAATTAGTTGATACGGCACAAGAAGATTACACCCATAGTTTTATCGAGGCATCAAAACCTTGGAGTGTGTTAACTTCTGCAGCAAATCACGAAGTGTATATTAATAATAAAAATAACGATAAGGCAGGGATTAATAACCTTGAATTAGGGATCGATCTTATTGTCAATTCATATAGCTAA
- a CDS encoding contractile injection system tape measure protein, with amino-acid sequence MNELINLNIDFKSDVNLNEHLIKMELSNFVESQLVPMIDKELEKYGDLDIHIDQLDIDLSSNLVNYKKDTYNTVKQVINDKLNELMHHATSNNHESIDSELNDDSNLIHEHEKEELTDKECLLEFLCNGFVPWYEQERIDSLLSKIIKEKNFTTLLETWQFMLKNKSSNVYSFLSFLINNQLLTTFIKELISSKSELLIAVESLSIQEQKSFLIEVFYQKLSFEESVLNVVLKRSFTVSDLDYILSIAKNSTSLNETLTVELMFYIEKQKRRIKKGLLKDDQKLKEQLNELEDILSSGKSKEDTVEDLHNAAQWKASFIKKQAIQLLLNKTLDPSFEEHLNAHPILLFQFLNIVSEVNKNRVSELLSKYPQLELFGENTFAQQLLLEVIKKRPQFFTDQKFITFLSSSSSSEVEKLEKSILGVIETELNNELKAVLIHELTQLKWMISTKAFTKGTKKWEKKWSAILSYLKSINTISKGEKTLLLMSSVSLETLLTITLQTPSDVLFEVFDQKILGDKIFLNSTNKNSILRCYVDSVENEPNFIDQCIRYYPNHKKEIFALFESVEGFEELVKRKTKISYNKRTLLSIEVFEKYSYGKEKLVEYLVINTSTGKQIKVTVNNEISAELQLVDFLLVQNNVVTSLKSYIESFESIISNCSSNNKRQLEELVEYFIIEDKKSDQRPESISETDIQLCLELIINRNKHLLTVEQKEKLFRYFQYLSIKELSQLNTYSIRQKNKIYSYLSKDYKVKCAKRIDSLELKLNQSYSTIYTTSQIADFIKLIQNELFSSFIHHRMVNGEIIIKYIEQTFSQINFSYSKIYTMTCDALNLKVDDNQLKELKKKQKFIRAKKKNVTMEVSNAGLVILVPYLPLFFKHRGWLTDDNKAFANEESLLRALGIMLYLAQKNVLVEDDRQLLLPKILCGIDIETPIVLDFELTDEEKEGADHLLKTVITHWSALKKMEPDSLRIMFFIRTGSITLKDDWYLEVEPNTYDIFMKLLPWSIKINMLPWMKNKIFCEWGK; translated from the coding sequence ATGAACGAGCTGATCAATTTAAATATAGATTTTAAGTCGGATGTAAATCTCAATGAGCATCTCATAAAAATGGAGCTTTCCAATTTTGTGGAGTCTCAACTTGTCCCTATGATCGATAAGGAACTAGAGAAATATGGTGACTTAGATATTCATATTGATCAGTTGGATATTGATTTATCTTCTAATTTAGTCAATTACAAAAAAGACACTTACAATACAGTGAAACAGGTGATTAACGATAAACTAAATGAACTTATGCATCATGCAACATCAAATAATCACGAAAGTATTGATAGTGAATTGAATGATGATTCTAACCTTATTCATGAACATGAAAAAGAAGAATTAACGGACAAAGAATGCCTGTTAGAATTCTTATGTAATGGGTTTGTTCCATGGTATGAACAAGAAAGAATTGACAGCTTATTATCTAAGATCATAAAAGAAAAGAACTTCACTACTTTATTAGAGACCTGGCAATTTATGTTGAAGAATAAAAGCAGCAATGTATATTCTTTTTTGTCGTTTTTGATCAATAATCAATTACTTACCACATTTATTAAGGAATTGATTTCATCTAAAAGTGAGTTATTAATTGCTGTTGAATCTTTAAGTATACAGGAACAAAAATCTTTTTTAATAGAGGTCTTTTATCAAAAATTATCTTTTGAGGAAAGTGTATTAAATGTGGTTTTAAAAAGAAGTTTTACAGTTTCTGATTTGGATTATATTTTAAGCATTGCAAAAAATAGTACCTCGCTTAATGAAACATTGACTGTTGAATTAATGTTTTACATCGAAAAACAGAAAAGAAGAATTAAGAAAGGCTTACTTAAAGATGATCAAAAATTAAAAGAACAACTCAATGAGTTAGAAGACATATTGAGCAGTGGAAAATCGAAAGAAGATACAGTAGAAGATTTACATAATGCAGCACAATGGAAAGCTTCATTTATTAAAAAACAAGCCATTCAATTATTGTTAAATAAAACATTGGACCCTTCTTTTGAAGAACATTTAAATGCACATCCGATACTATTGTTCCAGTTTCTAAATATAGTATCAGAAGTGAATAAAAACAGAGTTTCTGAGTTACTTTCTAAATATCCACAACTAGAGCTTTTTGGTGAAAATACATTTGCTCAGCAATTACTTTTGGAAGTAATAAAAAAGAGACCTCAGTTTTTTACAGATCAAAAGTTTATCACATTTTTATCTTCTTCGTCATCATCAGAAGTTGAGAAGTTAGAAAAATCGATTCTGGGAGTAATTGAAACGGAATTAAATAACGAACTCAAGGCAGTTCTTATCCATGAATTGACCCAATTAAAATGGATGATTTCTACGAAAGCATTTACGAAAGGGACAAAAAAGTGGGAGAAAAAATGGAGTGCTATTTTATCTTATTTAAAAAGTATCAATACTATATCTAAAGGTGAGAAAACATTACTTTTAATGTCTTCTGTATCTTTAGAAACATTGCTTACAATTACGCTTCAAACACCTTCTGACGTTTTATTTGAAGTGTTTGATCAGAAAATTTTGGGTGATAAAATTTTCTTAAACTCAACTAATAAAAATAGTATTTTAAGATGTTATGTTGATAGTGTAGAGAACGAACCTAACTTTATCGATCAATGTATTCGCTATTATCCTAATCACAAGAAAGAGATATTTGCTCTATTTGAGTCTGTAGAAGGGTTTGAAGAACTAGTAAAAAGAAAAACTAAAATCTCTTATAACAAACGTACTTTACTTTCTATCGAGGTGTTTGAAAAGTATAGTTATGGTAAGGAAAAGTTAGTAGAATATTTAGTCATTAATACTTCTACTGGAAAGCAAATTAAAGTTACTGTAAATAATGAGATTTCTGCTGAGCTACAATTGGTTGATTTTCTTTTGGTACAAAACAATGTAGTGACTTCATTAAAGAGTTATATAGAATCATTTGAATCTATCATTTCTAATTGTTCATCAAATAACAAGCGACAATTAGAAGAGCTCGTAGAATACTTTATTATCGAAGATAAGAAATCTGATCAAAGACCGGAATCTATCTCTGAAACAGATATACAACTTTGTTTAGAATTAATCATCAATAGAAATAAGCATCTTTTAACTGTAGAACAGAAAGAAAAATTATTTCGCTATTTCCAGTATTTATCAATAAAAGAGTTATCTCAGTTAAATACGTATTCAATAAGACAGAAGAATAAGATTTATTCTTATTTGAGTAAGGACTATAAAGTGAAATGTGCAAAACGTATTGACAGTTTAGAGTTAAAGCTGAATCAATCGTATTCTACTATTTATACAACAAGTCAGATTGCTGACTTTATCAAATTAATCCAAAATGAACTATTTTCTTCATTCATTCATCATCGAATGGTCAATGGAGAAATAATCATTAAATATATAGAACAAACTTTTTCACAAATCAACTTCAGTTATTCCAAAATATATACAATGACCTGTGATGCTTTAAATCTTAAAGTAGATGACAATCAACTAAAAGAACTAAAGAAAAAGCAAAAGTTCATTAGAGCCAAAAAGAAGAACGTAACCATGGAAGTGAGCAATGCTGGGCTAGTGATTTTAGTACCTTATCTTCCATTATTTTTTAAGCATAGGGGTTGGCTTACAGATGATAATAAGGCTTTTGCAAATGAGGAAAGTCTACTTAGAGCACTTGGAATAATGCTATATCTCGCACAAAAAAACGTATTGGTAGAAGACGATAGACAATTGTTACTACCAAAAATTCTTTGTGGTATTGATATAGAAACACCTATTGTATTGGATTTTGAATTAACTGATGAAGAAAAAGAGGGGGCGGATCATTTATTAAAAACGGTGATTACCCATTGGTCGGCTTTAAAGAAAATGGAGCCGGATAGTTTAAGAATTATGTTTTTTATAAGAACAGGATCAATCACATTAAAAGACGATTGGTATTTAGAAGTTGAACCAAATACCTATGATATTTTTATGAAGTTGTTACCCTGGTCAATAAAGATAAATATGTTGCCTTGGATGAAGAACAAGATTTTTTGTGAGTGGGGTAAGTAA
- a CDS encoding nSTAND1 domain-containing NTPase: MKTSTIEIAQLENPFLGLQPFSRDKAHLYFGREKHVEEVVSKLMEHRFSAVLGRSGIGKSSFIFCGIFPLLESRMDHVTYIFTPGTHGPLTKLVNEVFKEENEKVRLEIFQSLLVDVTTFFDYYNRLNITQTPVMYIDQFEELFSYDLRANNMDLEIAKFVELIVLLSTSPLSDFHILLTMRSDFIGHCADFPSLTQCINQSQFLIPQMSIEEKKDAIVKPLEWAGVGIADDLLKIILEDLGNKQDQLPSMQHAMMRTFEHWRNEQILSEPLQPKNYIAVGGIKESLSIHANEIYNTLNDDQKVICEKVFRCITTINKEGKGVRNPSSLHRIIEITGIEDVQAIVDVIDTFRKKDRAFLQPREHVNITEQSVIDITHESLMRSWGLLVEWTLKETESIKRYLKLAEDAEEYQKGNRSRLRQPELQMTINWREEQQPTYEWGVRHHASYERTMEFLSFSEKEEIKELERTKLIQKRRTKLSRILVVIFLFLGLGGILLGTHAYQKSKQAELKKEEAEASRLKAEESQRVAEGNRKLAEEEKVKAQAEKQNAEKEKLRAEKATILAENEKERALDAMMQAEASFNEANRQKENATLAMLQATKAQKHAETANLRANRLQNLSTARAMALNSYQVEDNTIRYLLAKQAVVGYMNNDGDGFDAEFYAAFHNAVKHYEGEDYNLMGKSRGMVNEFIHHDNQLWVVMSTDSLVQVTANGCVAHHVEGVVRGLVKPTEKMSMDYFNYSKELVHYDMEKFKSEIIIKSLSEDDVLGVYRLENNDFLVVDVKGSFKKWQLKDDKYSFYELTIPMLNNLGEITTTFFDAATHNIYIATRKGMIVELSKGADRVISSFTVGNHQIWSMSKKGNNLWIGTESGEIQRWSKEGKVWKNTFTTDNHKARVNHIAIHPTKDNLVATAGFDGFIRLWDIHQPKKEKLLITESVWLSALTFSQDGQYLITGDKVGRIKEWPLTIEDQFDELSQVNIGILSTEDWDKYVSDEIEYDSTFYHYK; the protein is encoded by the coding sequence ATGAAAACTAGTACGATAGAAATAGCGCAATTAGAAAATCCTTTTTTAGGTTTACAGCCTTTCTCAAGAGATAAAGCACATTTATATTTTGGGAGGGAAAAACATGTAGAAGAGGTAGTTAGTAAATTAATGGAACACCGATTCTCGGCAGTGTTAGGACGTTCGGGTATTGGTAAATCTTCGTTTATTTTCTGTGGTATTTTTCCATTGCTAGAAAGCAGAATGGATCATGTTACCTATATATTCACTCCAGGTACTCATGGACCATTAACTAAATTGGTGAATGAAGTCTTTAAAGAAGAAAACGAAAAAGTGCGATTGGAAATTTTCCAAAGCCTATTGGTAGATGTGACCACGTTTTTTGATTATTACAATAGACTAAACATTACGCAAACACCAGTGATGTATATCGATCAGTTTGAGGAATTATTTAGTTATGATCTTAGAGCCAACAATATGGATTTAGAGATCGCTAAATTCGTAGAACTTATCGTATTATTATCGACATCTCCATTATCTGATTTTCATATATTACTAACCATGCGTTCCGATTTTATCGGACATTGTGCTGATTTTCCATCTTTAACTCAATGCATTAATCAAAGTCAGTTTTTGATTCCTCAAATGTCTATTGAGGAGAAAAAAGATGCGATTGTTAAGCCACTTGAATGGGCAGGAGTGGGTATTGCAGATGATTTGCTTAAAATCATTTTGGAAGATCTTGGAAATAAACAAGATCAGTTACCGTCTATGCAACACGCCATGATGAGGACGTTCGAACATTGGAGAAACGAGCAAATTTTATCAGAACCACTTCAACCTAAAAATTATATTGCCGTTGGCGGAATTAAGGAAAGTTTGTCCATTCATGCCAACGAAATTTATAATACTTTGAACGATGATCAAAAAGTGATTTGTGAGAAAGTATTTAGATGCATTACAACGATCAATAAAGAAGGGAAAGGAGTTAGAAATCCATCTTCTCTACATAGAATTATTGAGATTACAGGTATTGAGGATGTTCAGGCTATTGTCGATGTCATCGATACATTCAGAAAGAAAGATAGAGCATTTTTACAGCCAAGAGAACATGTCAACATTACTGAGCAATCTGTTATAGATATCACGCACGAATCTTTAATGAGATCGTGGGGTCTTTTGGTGGAATGGACGTTGAAGGAAACAGAATCCATTAAAAGGTATTTAAAGTTGGCAGAAGATGCCGAAGAATATCAAAAAGGAAATAGATCTAGACTAAGACAGCCAGAACTTCAGATGACGATCAACTGGAGGGAGGAACAACAGCCTACCTACGAATGGGGGGTGAGACATCATGCTTCTTATGAAAGAACAATGGAGTTCTTGTCATTTTCTGAAAAAGAAGAGATTAAAGAGTTAGAAAGAACAAAACTTATTCAGAAGAGACGAACAAAGCTCTCGAGAATCTTAGTTGTTATTTTCTTATTCTTAGGTTTAGGGGGTATTCTTTTAGGTACACACGCTTACCAAAAAAGTAAGCAAGCCGAATTGAAAAAAGAAGAGGCAGAAGCTTCACGTTTAAAAGCCGAGGAATCTCAGAGAGTAGCAGAAGGGAACAGAAAGCTAGCCGAGGAAGAAAAAGTGAAAGCACAAGCAGAAAAACAAAATGCCGAGAAAGAAAAACTTAGAGCCGAAAAAGCCACAATTCTAGCGGAAAACGAAAAAGAAAGAGCGTTAGATGCAATGATGCAAGCGGAGGCTTCTTTTAACGAAGCGAACCGTCAGAAAGAGAATGCCACATTGGCCATGCTTCAGGCAACAAAAGCGCAAAAACATGCTGAGACAGCTAACTTAAGAGCCAACAGACTACAAAACCTTTCAACGGCAAGAGCGATGGCATTAAACTCTTATCAAGTAGAGGACAATACGATTCGTTACTTATTAGCTAAGCAAGCTGTAGTGGGGTATATGAATAACGATGGGGATGGTTTTGATGCTGAATTTTATGCTGCCTTCCATAATGCTGTAAAACATTACGAGGGTGAGGATTACAACTTGATGGGTAAATCAAGAGGAATGGTAAATGAATTTATTCATCATGATAATCAACTTTGGGTAGTGATGTCGACCGATAGTTTGGTTCAAGTAACTGCAAATGGCTGTGTAGCTCATCATGTGGAAGGTGTTGTGAGAGGTTTAGTTAAACCTACTGAGAAAATGAGTATGGATTACTTTAACTACAGCAAGGAGTTGGTGCATTATGATATGGAAAAATTCAAATCAGAAATTATTATCAAATCCTTATCAGAAGATGATGTTTTAGGGGTCTATAGACTAGAGAATAACGATTTCTTGGTGGTAGATGTAAAAGGATCTTTTAAAAAATGGCAACTGAAGGACGATAAATATTCATTCTATGAATTGACCATACCAATGTTGAATAATTTAGGAGAGATTACAACAACATTCTTCGATGCTGCTACACATAATATCTATATCGCTACCCGAAAAGGTATGATCGTAGAATTGTCAAAAGGAGCAGATCGAGTGATCTCATCATTTACAGTGGGTAATCACCAAATATGGTCGATGAGTAAGAAAGGAAATAACTTATGGATAGGCACAGAGTCGGGTGAAATACAACGTTGGAGCAAAGAAGGGAAAGTTTGGAAAAATACTTTCACTACCGATAATCACAAAGCTAGAGTGAACCATATTGCTATACATCCAACGAAGGATAATTTGGTGGCCACTGCAGGTTTCGACGGGTTTATACGTTTGTGGGACATCCATCAACCAAAGAAAGAAAAATTATTAATTACAGAAAGTGTTTGGTTATCTGCTTTAACGTTCTCTCAAGATGGTCAGTATTTAATTACTGGAGATAAAGTGGGACGTATTAAAGAGTGGCCTTTAACAATAGAAGATCAATTCGACGAGTTATCGCAAGTGAATATTGGTATTCTATCGACAGAAGATTGGGATAAATATGTAAGTGATGAGATAGAATACGATTCTACTTTCTATCACTATAAATAA
- a CDS encoding phage tail protein has protein sequence MAQELEYPIPKFRFTVNLGEEEISAQEVTGLDSEVEFIEYRTGDHPTDVKMKVPGLQKVSNVTIKRGLYNGNNYLFDWFQQVKDARNESGSFEEQKRQVTIVLMDTMQNPVFQWTLTNAFPVKLSAPDLNAEDNGIAIETIELAHEGLIQEAV, from the coding sequence ATGGCACAAGAACTAGAATATCCAATTCCAAAGTTTAGATTCACTGTCAATTTAGGTGAAGAGGAAATCAGTGCTCAAGAAGTAACTGGTTTGGATTCGGAAGTGGAATTTATCGAATATAGAACAGGAGATCATCCAACAGACGTAAAGATGAAAGTTCCAGGCTTACAAAAAGTAAGTAATGTAACGATCAAAAGAGGTCTTTACAATGGTAATAACTATCTGTTTGATTGGTTCCAACAAGTAAAAGATGCTCGTAACGAGTCGGGTTCATTCGAAGAACAAAAACGTCAGGTAACGATTGTTTTAATGGATACAATGCAAAATCCAGTATTCCAATGGACTTTAACAAACGCTTTTCCAGTGAAACTTTCAGCGCCAGATTTAAACGCTGAAGACAATGGTATCGCTATTGAAACTATTGAATTGGCTCACGAAGGTTTAATCCAAGAGGCTGTTTAA